The following are from one region of the Penaeus chinensis breed Huanghai No. 1 chromosome 5, ASM1920278v2, whole genome shotgun sequence genome:
- the LOC125025797 gene encoding leucine-rich repeat-containing protein 15-like, with amino-acid sequence MAVSLLVLWASLCAVWACPRECRCSLDERGRRGVRCEGGGMRDPVPVKDMGTDTELLVIAAPKEKPNALSLGPIFSKLRHLEEIHITWSGVPALGAHSFWGLHRLHVLNFTNNHISALMDTNFRGADALRHLDLSHNRIQSVPSAVFRHVRHLRTLTLAHNMVPELVPRMFFGLTKLERLDLSYNPLGDLQPERFTDVPDLRQLSCAGCSLMSISSTLLQSLSQLRELDLRNNRLTQIPIGVASAALPNLVSLMLDGNHLSFVERGAISGSPLVSLHLAHNRISRLEVDAFSNSSIKHLDLSYNRISHLEPGALEDILDQLHEIKLSGNSLHVDQLMSVLPNARQLRYLGLGDMGHTKLPAELLRHARHLHHLNLSANYLTALSTEVLYNAPHLYTLDLSLNSFRGLEEQLVESITAASELRTLRLEGNPWQCDQCHVGPLLRWLQDAPDQESGCDEPRVWTCLKCVSPRSVAGLQLALLPPGDLPLCPFTTPPAAAVWPTWVEPSYSVVTDEPEFPRGELSRQEDAEGGWSLQRLIEEELYLVIVVGCVVVLLLLALIVVAVVLYNRHSAFYYTYEDDPEKKEKLMKAKDSKNNNGPATKTPTKGAVDATIATIDEMTDIAGSQEVLEPGQIRKSTLSSSPALNHSPAVNHSPGTNHSPAVSASPVANHNHSQSSSPAPTQNNAHPQNHSTPAHNGRTPTQSPVPNVVQEAEGRVESPTL; translated from the coding sequence ATGGCAGTCTCCCTGCTGGTGCTGTGGGCGTCTCTGTGCGCCGTGTGGGCGTGTCCGCGCGAGTGCCGCTGTTCCCTGGACGAGCGCGGGCGGCGCGGCGTGCGGTGCGAGGGCGGCGGGATGCGCGACCCGGTGCCCGTGAAGGACATGGGCACCGACACCGAGCTGCTGGTGATCGCGGCGCCGAAGGAGAAGCCGAACGCCCTGTCGCTCGGACCCATCTTCAGCAAGCTGCGCCACCTGGAGGAGATCCACATCACGTGGTCCGGGGTGCCGGCCCTCGGCGCGCACTCCTTCTGGGGCCTCCACCGCCTGCACGTCCTCAACTTCACCAACAACCACATCTCCGCCCTCATGGACACCAACTTCCGCGGCGCCGACGCCCTGCGGCACCTGGACCTGAGCCACAACCGCATCCAGAGCGTGCCCTCCGCCGTGTTCCGCCACGTGCGGCACCTGCGGACCCTCACGCTGGCCCACAACATGGTGCCGGAGCTCGTGCCTCGGATGTTCTTCGGCCTCACCAAGCTGGAGAGGCTGGACCTGAGTTACAACCCCCTCGGCGACCTCCAGCCCGAGAGGTTCACCGACGTGCCCGACCTGCGGCAGCTGTCCTGCGCCGGCTGCAGCCTCATGTCCATCAGCAGCACCCTCCTGCAGTCGCTGTCGCAGCTGCGGGAGTTGGACCTGCGCAATAATCGCCTGACGCAGATCCCCATCGGCGTGGCGTCCGCAGCCTTGCCCAACCTGGTCAGCCTCATGCTGGACGGCAACCACCTGTCCTTCGTGGAGCGCGGCGCCATCTCCGGCTCGCCGCTCGTCAGCCTCCACCTGGCGCACAACCGCATCAGCCGCCTCGAGGTCGACGCCTTCTCCAACAGCTCCATCAAGCACCTGGACTTGTCCTACAACCGCATCTCGCACCTCGAGCCCGGCGCCCTCGAGGACATCCTCGACCAGCTGCACGAGATCAAGCTCTCGGGCAACTCCCTGCACGTGGACCAGCTGATGAGTGTGCTGCCCAACGCGCGCCAGCTGCGCTACCTCGGCCTGGGCGACATGGGCCACACCAAGCTGCCGGCCGAGCTGCTCCGCCACGCccgccacctccaccacctcaacCTCTCGGCCAACTACCTGACGGCGCTCTCCACCGAGGTGCTGTACAACGCCCCTCACTTGTACACCCTCGACCTCTCGCTCAACAGCTTCCGCGGGCTGGAGGAGCAGCTGGTGGAGTCCATCACGGCCGCCTCCGAGCTGCGCACGCTCCGCCTGGAGGGCAACCCGTGGCAGTGCGACCAGTGCCACGTGGGGCCTCTGCTGCGCTGGCTGCAGGACGCGCCCGACCAGGAGTCCGGCTGCGACGAGCCGAGGGTGTGGACCTGCCTCAAGTGCGTCAGCCCACGGAGCGTGGCCGGCCTGCAGCTCGCCCTCCTACCCCCCGGAGATTTGCCGCTCTGTCCCTTCACCACGCCCCCCGCGGCCGCCGTCTGGCCGACGTGGGTCGAGCCCTCCTACAGCGTCGTCACAGACGAGCCGGAGTTCCCGAGGGGAGAGCTTAGTCGGCAAGAGGACGCTGAGGGCGGCTGGTCTCTTCAGCGTCTGATAGAAGAAGAACTGTACTTAGTCATCGTGGTTGGCTGCGTGGTCGTGCTACTGCTGCTCGCCCTCATCGTCGTCGCCGTCGTCCTGTACAACCGCCACTCCGCCTTCTACTACACGTACGAGGACGACcccgagaagaaggagaagctgaTGAAGGCGAaggacagcaagaacaacaacggcCCGGCCACGAAGACCCCGACCAAGGGCGCCGTCGacgccaccatcgccaccatcgaCGAGATGACGGACATCGCCGGCTCGCAGGAGGTGCTCGAGCCCGGCCAGATCCGCAAGAGCACTCTCAGCAGCTCGCCCGCACTCAACCACTCGCCGGCCGTCAACCACTCGCCAGGGACCAACCACTCGCCCGCAGTCAGCGCCTCTCCTGTCGCCAACCACAACCATTCGCAGAGTAGCTCGCCGGCGCCCACACAGAACAACGCCCACCCTCAGAACCACTCGACGCCCGCCCACAACGGCCGCACGCCCACCCAGTCGCCAGTCCCCAACGTCGTCCAAGAGGCGGAGGGGCGAGTCGAGAGCCCGACGCTCTAG